One Pyxicephalus adspersus chromosome 3, UCB_Pads_2.0, whole genome shotgun sequence genomic window carries:
- the LOC140325340 gene encoding CCN family member 5-like encodes MASANAAKYAQCELQARYRLTDQSSVKVNCNKDPNFQYSYIAKVPQLEVNEKHHVECGNLDECPMFVLQPVSNIPELGVQQPFPRRDALNTQIMLTTGCLLLFVALSQILAQLCPRSCTCSWTPPRCPSGVPLLLDGCGCCKICARRLGEPCDRIYRCDPTQELVCDYSTSKDGGRSGTCNYNDGDSCDMDGKMYKDGETFQLGCKLQCTCVDGGVTCVPLCSNDVQLPTPTCPFPRQIPIPGQCCPEWRCDGHVSSPESGLAQMVPINCPEWSTEWETCSTFCGMGISSRVTNQNSYCRLERQNRLCMVRPCGDSSAAIGNAACSPILTSHLMRWETQDCISIRTFWPTFCGSCGMRLCVPHQTVNELVAFQCTEGPRMKLMMFIVSCVCY; translated from the exons ATGGCATCTGCCAATGCAGCCAAATATGCTCAGTGTGAATTACAGGCCAGGTACAGGCTGACAGACCAAAGTAGCGTCAAGGTCAATTGTAACAAAGATCCAAACTTCCAGTATTCATACATTGCTAAGGTGCCCCAG TTAGAGGTGAATGAAAAACATCATGTGGAATGTGGAAATTTGGATGAATGTCCAATGTTTGTGCTGCAGCCTGTGAGTAATATTCCAGAACTGGGAGTACAGCAGCCATTCCCCAGGCGGGACGCTCTGAACACACAGATTATGCTCACAACTGGATGTTTGCTGCTCTTTGTCGCCCTGTCACAG ATTTTGGCTCAGCTTTGCCCCCGCTCATGTACATGTTCCTGGACTCCACCAAGATGTCCTTCGGGCGTCCCTCTTCTTCTGGATGGCTGTGGTTGCTGTAAGATTTGTGCAAGACGACTTGGCGAGCCATGTGACAGGATCTACCGATGTGATCCAACTCAGGAACTTGTCTGTGATTACTCTACAAGCAAAGATGGAGGAAGAAGTGGAACCTGCAACT ATAACGATGGCGACAGCTGTGACATGGATGGCAAGATGTATAAAGATGGAGAGACATTTCAGTTGGGCTGTAAACTCCAATGCACATGTGTGGATGGAGGGGTGACATGTGTCCCACTTTGCAGTAATGATGTCCAGCTCCCAACGCCAACATGTCCCTTTCCACGTCAAATTCCGATTCCAGGACAGTGCTGTCCAGAATGGAGATGTGATGGGCACGTGAGCAGCCCGGAATCCG GACTGGCACAGATGGTTCCAATAAACTGCCCTGAATGGAGCACAGAATGGGAAACATGTTCCACTTTTTGTGGCATGGGCATCTCTTCAAGAGTAACTAACCAGAACTCATATTGTAGACTCGAGAGGCAAAATCGTCTGTGCATGGTGCGACCCTGCGGAGATTCATCAGCTGCCATT GGGAACGCAGCCTGCAGTCCAATACTGACATCTCATCTAATGCGGTGGGAGACTCAGGACTGCATCAGCATCAGAACTTTTTGGCCCACTTTTTGTGGTTCCTGCGGCATGAGGCTCTGTGTCCCCCATCAGACTGTGAATGAATTGGTTGCCTTTCAGTGCACTGAGGGGCCAAGGATGAAACTAATGATGTTTATAGTTTCCTGTGTTTGCTATTAA